A genomic segment from Montipora foliosa isolate CH-2021 chromosome 9, ASM3666993v2, whole genome shotgun sequence encodes:
- the LOC137971948 gene encoding trefoil factor 2-like: MKRTVLFLVFVGLGMAVSASEECDSVDLEKRTDCGWLGIDSTKCLDRGCCYDPYQGSYYCFYPKGNKCYGIDPFAREDCGYYGIQRDECEKDKGCCYDSSVQDVPWCFKGAEPEPGFGEEEGSTSA; encoded by the exons ATGAAGAGGACAGTCTTGTTTCTGGTATTTGTAGGACTTG GAATGGCCGTTTCTGCAA GTGAAGAGTGTGATTCAGTTGACCTTGAGAAGCGTACTGATTGTGGGTGGTTGGGCATAGACAGCACAAAGTGCCTGGATCGAGGATGTTGCTATGACCCATATCAAGGTTCTTACTATTGCTTTTATCCGAAAG GCAACAAATGTTATGGTATTGATCCCTTCGCTCGCGAGGATTGTGGTTACTATGGGATACAGCGAGACGAATGTGAAAAGGACAAAGGATGTTGTTATGACAGCTCTGTTCAAGACGTACCTTGGTGTTTCAAGGGCGCTGAGCCTGAACCTGGATTTGGCGAGGAGGAAGGATCTACGTCGGCATAG